AACGATTTTGTTACCAGTGGAAAGTGCTAAAATTTCTTTTAGTTTGGGATGTGTTGTAAAGAAATTGGGGTGGATGTAATTTTCATCATCATTGGAAACAAAAAGGAACTCACCTTTTTTAGTATCGATGATAAAAAATTTTCCAGAAGATGTAAAACTACCAAGGACTAAGATCTGCGATGATGGAGATAAAATTTCTCCCACATCTAACATGTGCGATCGAAATATTTCCTTTTTTGTGGATAAATTAAAAACATATAATTGGATATAACCAGATTCTACACCTGCAGAACAAAATAGAGTATTTCCATCTGGTGTGACAGCAAGGGACCGAATGGTTTGTCTATCTTTCACTTCTATGTCTTCCGAATCACTCCGCGGGATGTAAATGATGGGACCAGCAGGTTTTTCTTCCACAAGACTGATCTTTGAATTTTGGTTCATTGTCGCTTCATTTAATTCATGGACTCTTCCGTGCGCATTGCCATACAAGATGGAATTTCGTTTTTCTATGTATTGGTAAGGGAATTGGTGGTGGGCAATTTCAAAACCAGCTGGTTGGGACCAGTCTGCTGAATTAGGATCGGCTGTTAGTTGGAAATCATGTAAAGTTTTTCCAGAGGATGTATCATAGATGATGATCCTTCTGTCATAAAAATGTGGTCCGTCCATATTGTGTTTGTAAGTTGCCAATATTTTTTTTCCTTGGTCAATGAATTTGGCGCTATCAATCGTCATAATCCAGTTAGGTGCAAGTCCCGATTCCATTCGGTTTTGTTTTGATTCTTCGCCAGGGAAACGATAGTCGATATCAGCTGTGATCGAATAAAAAGTGGAGAACTCTGGTTGAAACGATTTTGTAATTCGTCCATTCTCGGCCGATCGTATTAACAAAAAACGCTCAGAAGATTGTTCGTTTGGGTCAGTTTGTCCAAAACTTAAAAACGTTTTTCCATCTGGTGAAACATCAAAAATTTTTGGTCCATCAAATTCCTTCTGGTACATCATTTTTGCTTCTGTTTTCCAAATCATACTTCCATCTAACAAACTGATACGATAGAGGTAAAAATCTGATGTGCCAATGATTGCTGACATGCCATCTGTATGGTAACGGATGCTAAATATTGTTTGCCCATCGATTTTGGGAGTGATGGTGTTTTGGATTTGCCAACTGTTTTGAACATTTGTAATTTTAGCCCCTTCCTTTGGGAATGTAGGAAATTTCAGAGAGTTTTGGGCACTAATCCCAAAACTGACTAGGAGATAGGAAAGAAAGAGGATGGTGTATCGCATTCGCGAGAGTCTAAGGGAGAGTGAAAATGGGGTCAAGACTTCTCTGAATCAGGAGATTCGCTTGAAAACGGACCAAGATTCGCAACGAAATTGTTTAATTTATTGAATATATTTCTGCTAAAACAGAATTAGGAAAGGGAACTCCTCGATGAACGCCTTAGAAGAAACCAAACAAAAACAATATGTCCCATTATTACAGCCCATCTTTTCTGTTGAAGAGCAGAATGTAGTAGCGTATGAATCTTTAGGCCGGGTGCGAGATGCGAAAGGATCGCTTGTCGTGGTACCTGAATTTTTGGATCCCCACGTAACTCCACTGAGGATGACAGTCATTGACCGCGAATTACTCGGTATCTCGTTGGATAAAATGAAAGGTAGTGAGGATAAACTTTTTGTGAACATGTCACCAGATCAGGTGATTTTGGAATATGAAGAGAGTAAAGGGAATTCACTTCCCATTGCGGAGATCGTGAAGGAATCAGGAATTCCTTTGGATCGAATCGTTGTGGAGATCACAGAAAAATCGGGAAGTTATGGAACAGATGTTCTTGCTGCCGGAGTGGAATTACTTAAAGAACAAGGATTTGGAATTGCTTTAGATGATGTAGGATCAGAGTCTTCCAACTTAGAAAGATTAGGTGCTATAAAACCCGATATCATCAAAATTGATTTGAATCACTTAAAGAAGTCGATCGAAAAAAGGGAATACCAATCCATCCTTGAATACCTCAAACAAATTTCCCTCAGCATTGGATCCCAGTTATTATTTGAAGGCATTGAAACAGCAGAAGAATTGTACCAAGCTGTGAGTTCAGGGGCAACATTTTTACAAGGATATTTTTTAGGAAGGCCATTAGAATACAAAGAGGACAAACAAATCATTAAAGATGCAATTGTACCTTACTTACATTTTTATCACGAATCAAAACGAAATGAAGTTGCAAAAGAAATTGAATTTGAAAAACAAATTAAATCGAAGTTGATGACTCTTCCATTAAAAACGATTACATTAGGCGATCGTGTAATCATTGACCCACAAAGTTTTTTTAAATTGGATCCACTCATCCAAAGAGTTTATGTTACTGATTGGCAAGGGACTCAAGTTTCTCCTTATTATGAAAGGATCAGTGAAACTGGATTTATCGAAAACATGAGTTTTTTGCAGAAAAACTGGTCTTATATGCCTTATTTTTATAAGCACGTTAAACAAGTGTTTCGTGACTCAGGAAATTGGCAAGTGAGTGACCCCTATTGGGATAAAACATTAAAAAAGAAAGTGATCGTATTTTCCCAAGTAAATGAAATGGGTTATTCCTTTTTTGTGGATATGGTTTTGGAAGAAGGAAAATAATACATACAGATGTATCTAAGCTTATTTAGGATGGCAATTTGATCGCATTCCAAAGTAAATTTTCCGATTCTTTTAAAAATTGGTCATCCAATTTAATTTTTCCATTCCGTGAACCTTTTACTAATCCAACAAAAGCTCCCCATACAATTGCAATGAGTGCATCTGGTGGAAATTTGATTAAGATATCTCTGTTTTCATGAGCAAACCGAGTAAGGAATTTTAAGAGTAACGCTCGCTTTGCGACACTTTTTTTATCTAAGTAAGGTAGATTGTATTGCATTTCTAAAAAATCAAACGCAACTGGATTTTCTCTTTGGAATTCAGCCATTGATGTCCAAATTTGATGGAATTGTTCTTTTGGTTCTGCTCCATCGGGAAAATTATCTTTGATTTTTAGATAAAGGTTTTCTTGCCATTTTTGAAAGAGTGAATTTACGAGTTCTTCTTTACTTGCAAAATAACGGTAAATCGTACCAGCAGCTACATTAGCACGTTCCGCAATGAGTGGCACTGCTGTTCCATCAAAACCTTTTGCTGTAAACAACTCTAATGCCGCTGTTAATATCTCTTCACTTTTGTTCAATTTAGAAGCCTTTTCGCTCAATTGGAAATCCTATCCAATCCCATATTCAATTGGGATGTTCTTTTTTGGATAGGGGTCATAGATAACCCGAATCCATTTCTTTTCATTCTTTTTTTAAAAAAGTACTTGTAAAGTAAAAAAAGGAATGAATATTCATTCATTATTTTGTGAGTGGAAATACGGATCAAGAATGGCAATTTTGGATCAAAAACTGATTACTAGACGCACTGTTGTCAAAACATCCTTGTTAGGGGCTGTCTTTTTGTACCTAACCACCAGTGGTTGTCAGGGGAAAGAGACAAATATAACTAAGGATCGGGGACTCGAATGTCGTTTTTTAGACCCTTCTGGTCAGGATTTATTTTATACTTTAGCGGAAGCCTTGTTATTTACTTTTTTACCGAAGGACAGTAAGGAAAAAGAAAAAGTTTTAAACGAAGTTGTACAAGGAATTGATTCCTATTTAAACGCTATCCCTCCTCATACGCAGGCAGAAATCAAAGAAGCAATTCAGTTCTTAAATATTGGTGTTGTTAGGTGGTATGTGTTTGGATCGAGTTCAGATTGGGAACAAACCAATCGTGAAACTCTGATCAAAACATTAAACCAGTGGAAAGTCTCTTCAATTGGTTTACTTCGCTCTATCTTCTTTTTATTACAATCGATGGTAACTATTGGATATTTTGATACCAGTGTTTCTTGGAAACATATTGGTTATCCAGGTCCCGAACACGCATTAGGATTACGACATGGATAAACTTATCGATGCTTCTTATTTACAGAAAGACTTAGATCTCGAAGCAGATTTTGTCATCGTGGGTTCTGGTGCTGGTGGTGGAACCAGTGCAGAAATTTTAGCGAAAGCAGGTTATTCTGTCATTATCGTAGAAGAAGGAAATTACGAACGTAGCAAAGACTTTGATTTAAAAGAATTATCTACATTCAATCGACTATACTATGAAGGTGCTACTCGGCCAACCAAAGATAAAGGTTTTACTGTTGTACAAGGAAGAACGGTTGGTGGTTCCACAGTTGTGAATTGGACAACATGCATTCGCACACCGAAGGAAACACTTTTTTATTGGGAAAACGAACTTGGGATCAAAGGGTATTCGTACGATGAATTGGAACCTTGGTTTGAAGTCGCATCAAAACGTTTATCCATCCAACCTTGGGAAGCACATAACCAAAACAATAACCTACTCAGTGTGGGTGCAAAAAAACTAGGATGGAGGTTTAGTTCGATTCCAAGAAATGTGAAAAACTGCAATATGTTAGGTTATTGTGGTTTGGGTTGCCCTGTAGATGCAAAACAAAGCCAGTTAGTCACTACCATTCCTTCAGCCTTAAAAGAAAAAACAACCTTACTCTTTCGCACAAACGCAGTTCAATACATTTGGAAAGAAAACAAAATTGATCATTTGGTTTGTAAACCAAGCGTCACAACAAACGAAATCATCCCTAAAATTCGATTGTTTGCCAAACATTTTATCACAAGTGCTGGTGCTATCAATTCCCCAGCTTTGCTTTTACGTTCTCAATTGCCAGACCCATACGAATTGATTGGGAAAAGAACCTTTGTTCAATTGCACAATTACTCTGTAGCAGAAATGCCAACACCTGTGTATGGATTTTTTGGTGCTCCTCAATCTGTCGCATCTGATGAATTTTTATGGAAGGATGGTGTGAAGGGAAGAGCTGGGTACAATATCGAAGCTGTGGGAGCACAACCCATCGTTCTCATGAACTTACGAAAACTTGTTGGTGAAGAATTTGATGCTTATGTAAAAAGTTATCCCAACTTACATGTATTAGTATCTCAAATTCGAGATGGTTTTCACGAGGATAGCCTAGGTGGAACAGTTCGATTGAATGAGGTAGGGTATCCAATCCTTGATTATCCACTTAATGATTTTATTGTCGATGGAATCCGAAGGTCTTACCTTTCGATGGCGGAATGTCAATTTGCGGCTGGGGCGAAGACTGTGGTCCCTGCAAACAATGTAGTGAATCCTTTTAAAACATGGGCAGATGCCAAAAAAGGAATCGAAAAAATGGCAATCCAATCTCCAAACACAGTTGTGAACTCAACACATCCGTTAGGTGGAAATCCAATGGGAAATTCTATGGAATCTTCCGTAGTGGATCCAAATGGAAAATTCCACCACATCAAAAACTTGTCCGTGATTGATGGATCTATATTTCCAACGAGTTTGGGAGTGAATCCAAGTTATACAATTTACGCTATTGCAAGTAAATTGGCTACGAAACTTTCGAAGGAATACCAATCGAATGTTAACTAAGACAGAAGAAATTTTATTTGCTGCGATGATTTTTTTTCTTATGGTTGCCATGGGTAGCACTCTCACCTTAGAGAATTTCAAAAAAGCAGTTCATTCCAAAAAACCATTACTTGTAGGTATGTTATCCCAATTCGGTTTTATGCCTCTCATTGCCTTTGGATTAGCAAAGGGATTCAATCTTTCTCCACTTTTTTCTATAGGATTGATTTTGGTGGGATGCACTCCAGGTGGGACTACTTCGAATTTACTCACCTATTACGCGAAAGGTGATGTGGCGCTTAGCATTAGTATGACCATCACATCCACTCTCCTTGCTATTGTGATGATGCCATTTTTGTTTTGGATGTATTGTTCAGGTCTTGTCCCGGATGAGATCCAAATTCCTTATAAAAGTATCATTGGTTCGATACTTTTATTAATCATACCAGTTCTCATTGGTATCAAAATTCGATCTTATAACACAAAACTTGCCTTAAAGATAGAGAAGATTGGAAGTTTTTTGGGAATCCTTATGATCTTATTTCTGTTAGCGGTCATGGTTCCAAAGAATTTTAACATTCTTCAAGTCACGACTTGGCAAATGTATGTAGCTGCGATTCTTATCACGGTTCTTGGATACAGTTTTGGTTATCTGTTTAGCAAAATCCTAAAACTTTCTGAAACACAAGCAAGAACTGTATCTTTAGAAACGGGCATTCAAAATGGACCGCTCACGATTGCGGTGATTCTTCTTAGTTTTTCTGGCTCCAATGTGAATGAAATATTATGGATGCCACTTCTTTATGCACTCTTTGTACCAATCACTTCGGCAACAGCAACCTACTATTTTTATCTGAAATCAAAACAAATATCAAAAGGAAACTTGGAATGAATTTTTATTTTACTGAGGAACAAAATGCACTTAGAGATGCTGTAGCAGCATACTCAAAAATTGCAGGTACTGATCCACAAAGAGACGTGGAAGAACGAGATAGTGAGTTTTCATGGGATGTATTACATGAATTAGGTGAAAGAGGTTGGACTGGTGTCATTGTTCCAGAGGAATACGGTGGTCTTGGTAAAGGTGCGATGGAATACACCATCATCATGGAAGAAACCGCCAAAGAATTAATTTACGGCCCACAAAATTTAATCCAAGCGCAACAAGGTTTACTTGCTGTAGGAACAGAAGAACAAAAACGGAAATGGTTACCTGAACTTGCAAAAGGTAAAATTATGGCTGCTCAAGCAATCTCCGAACCAGACGCAGGTTCTTCTTTTCAAAACATCCAAACCATAGCAGTGAAAGATGGAAACGAATGGGTGTTAAATGGTCTAAAGGTGCATATCAATTTGGGAAAAGAAGCTCAATTGATGATGGTATTAGCAAAAACAGACAAAGGATTAACCGAGTTTTTAGTCGATCGAGATTCCAAAGGAATTCGTTATGAAAAACAAGACCCTATTGGTTTACGTTCTGCTCCCATGTATGATGTTCATTTTGAAGACTGTCGTATCCCAGCTGACTCCGTATTAGGTAGGGAAGGACGTGGAATCGAAACCTTTATGGCAATTTTTAAATTGAGTCGTTTGGGAGTTGCTTCACAACTTATTGGGATTGCTCGAGGTTGTTTAGACCACGCAGTTTCGTTTACGAAGTCAAGGAAAGTTGGTGAAAATCGAGTTTCTGATTTCCAAGGAATCCAATGGATCATTGCAAAACTCACTTCTGAATTAGAAGCAGCAAAATTAGCAAGAAACCAAGCAGCTTGGTTACATGACCAAAAAGTAAACCATAACTTAGAAACATCGATTGCAAAATATCTGGCAGGTGTTGTTGCCGATGAAGTTGTGAACAAAGCCTTCACATTAACTGGTTCACATGCATGTTATAGAAATCGACCGTATGATCGATATGTTCGTGAAGTAAAATCACTGTTAGCAGGTGGTGGAAGTTCTGAAGTGATGTTGAATAATGTTGCTCGGGAAATTTTGAGACCTTCTTATCACTATTAAAATGAAATACACGGGAACCACACTCATTACTGGTGCGAATGGATTTATCGGATTTGAACTTTTGAAAGAGTTATCAAAGGATTCGACTCTAAAAATTCGTGTCACTGACATCCGCGATGATAAAATTCAATTATTAAAGAAATCTAATATAGAATTTATAAAATCAGATATCAGAAACGAGAAAGAACTGAGCTCTCTGTTAAGCGGTGTAGACCGAGTATTTCATGTAGCAGGGATTTGTAATCTTACTACAAAATATGAGACACTGAAACCCATCAATGTAGATGCAGTTGAAAAGTTAACAGAAATTGCCTTTGGGAACAAGGTGAAAGCTTACATTCATTTTAGTTCTTCAAGCGTTTATGGAACCTACCAAGGAAAACCGTTTCAGGAATCAGACACATGTCACCCGAAAGATGCTTATGGGAAAAGTAAATATAACGGTGAACAGATTGTAACAGAAAAAATGAAAAAAGGACTAAAGGCAATCATCCTTAGGCCATGCACTGTATATGGACCAGGTTGTAATGATGGAGCGGGTAAAGTTTTTTCAAGGCCTGGGAAAATAGCAGGAATCCCTGGTGATGGAAAAATGAAACTTGCAAACGTTCGTGTAGAAGATGTTGTCTCGTCAGCCATTTATCTTTCCGAACATGAGGAATGTTTTGGGAATATTTATAACATAGCTGATGATAGCCATCCGAGTTTAGAAGAAGCTTTGTCTTTAGCTGCAAAGATGTTTGGATCGAAGATCAATCAACTTCATATTCCATTATTTTTATTGAAGGTAATTGCAAAATTGGAAGCTCCCTTTGCAAAATTAAAAGGTAAAATTCCTGACCTTGAGTATGAAGCCATTAAATATCTATATAACGACTATTATATGGACAATCAAAAGTTGAAATTAACTGGATACCGATTTAAATATCCGGATATTGTTTCTTCCATGGAATCGATGAAATTAAATTAAGAGGATAAAAATGAGTAAGGTAATTGTAATTAGTGGGATTGCCCAAGGTATGGGTAGAGAAGTTTCTTTGATGTTGGCATCACAAGGTTATACTATTTGTGGATTTGATATTGAAAAAAAACATTTGGATAGTTTAGCAGAAGAATTGAACAAAGTGAATGCAAAACACCACTTGGAATCCTTAAGCATAACGGAATCTGATAAGATCCTTAAATTTAGAGATAACGTTCTTAAAAAATTTGATTCAGTGGATACGGTTTTATCTAATGTAGGAATTGGTTTTTTTGGTCCTTTTGAAGAGGTGAATTTGGTGAAAGCATTACAATGTTTTGATATCAATGTCATTGGTTGTGCTAGACTTTTACAGGCATTTCTTCCTTCTATGCGAGCCAATCGAAGTGGAAAGATAGTAGTCATGTCTTCCCTTGTTGGCCAAGTTCCATTTCCTTTTGAATCCATTTATTCAGCGACAAAGTTTGCAATTGAAGGAATGGTTTCCTCCTTTCGTTATGAAGTGAGTCCTTTTGGAATCCAAGTGGCAATGATCCAACCAGCACAAGTATCTACAAATTTTGCAGCGAAAGCGCAACAATTGCCAAATACAAATTCACCTTATTATGAAAGATGTGTTCGTTTCATCAACCGAGACAATGAATTGATTAAAAAAGCTACGAATCCTAAACAAGCAGCAGAAAAAATTGTAAAAGTGATTACATCTAAAAAACCGAAACTATTCAACCAAGTGGATTTGATGAGTACTTTCTTTTTAGGTTTAAATCGATTTTTACCTCAAAAATTAAAAGATAAAATTTTACTCGATCACATGAATATCAATGTATAAGGAATAGAATGAAAGTTCCAAATCTAAAACAATTGACGTTGTACCAACTATTACAGGAGGGAAGGCTTCTTTTCGGTACCCTTCCTGTTCAAAGTTACAAAAACCAGAATAAAGAATACCAAGATATAACTTATAACGAATTTGTATCTACTTCAGAAATGATCTCTAAAGCCTTAATCCATTTGGATACTAATTCTGGAGATCGAATTGGTATCATTGCAGATGTTGGGCATCAATGGTTACAAGTTAGTATGGCGATCACAGGCATTGGTTGTGTGGATGTTCCCAGGGGAACAGATGCAACCCTTGATGATATCAGTTATATACTTAACCATGCACAGTGCAAAATTGTTTTTGTTGAAAATGAAAAGACTCTTAAAAAATTCCTTCCTGAATTAAAAAAATTAAATCTTAAAACCATTATTGTATTTGGAGAAACAAAAGTTGAATCCATTGAGATTTTTTGCCCGATCATTAATTTTTCAGAATTAAAAACATACGCCGCTAACATAGAAGATAAAATCTATCATGAAATAGGGGAAGAGATCCAAGAAGAAGATTTAGCAACTATCATTTATACTTCAGGAACTACTGGAAAACCAAAGGGAGTGATGTTAACACATGGAAGTATTCTTTTTGAAATCCAAGCACTCGTTTCTGAGTTTCGAAAAACAGGTGTGAAAGTGGGAGAAGGTGATGTAACCTTGGGATTTTTACCTCCTTGGCATAGTGGAGAACGTATTTTTGAAACAATTTGTTTTTACTCTGGAATCAAAATTGCTTTTACCAATGTACAAGAACTTGGTAAAGATTTAGCAAAAGCAAAACCTACGATTCTATTTACAGTACCTAGAGTTTGGGAAAGTTTTTATGATAAAATTAAAGATACGATTCATAAAAGTTCCTATTTAAAAAAATACTTTTTAAAATTACTCGTTTGGAATTCTGTTCACTTCTCGATCACGTATGACAAAACATTTGATCGGATACCAAGACTGAATGCACCCAAAACGGGAAAACAATTACTCGGCCAACTCTTCTCTGGAATCCAATTACTTCTTTATTTACCACTGCTTCCACTTTCTAAATTTGTTTTATCAAAAATATTATCTGTACTTGGTGGGAGACTTCGGTATGCATTTGCAGGAGCTGGCGCCTTACAAGCAGAAGTCGATCGATTTATGTATGCCATTGGAATGCCCATTTTGGAAGTTTATGGAATGACTGAAAATTCCGGTGTCTCCACAATTCGTCACTTCAATGATTTTTCTGTAGGGAATATTGGGAAACCCATCCAAGGTGTTACCATCAAACTCATTGATGAATTAGGAAAAGAAGTCACAAAACCAGGAATCAAAGGTGTGGCACACCATCATGGTCGTCACAACATGAAAGGTTATTATTTAGAAGAAGAAAAAACAAAAGCAGTTTTAACAGAAGATCGTTGGTTAAATTCAGGTGACCTTTTGGTTTGGACAGCACAAGGGAATTTAAAATTTGCTGGTAGAGCAAAAGATACGATAGTTCTTTCGGGTGGTGAAAACGTAGAACCGGAACCAATTGAAATTTGTTTGAAACAAAGTGAATACATTGACCAAGCAGTTGTAGTGGGACAGGATAAAAAAACTTTATCCGCATTGGTTTTACTCAACATCGAAAAGGTAGAAAATTATTTAAACGAACATTCCATCAAACTGGATTGGAAACAATCCATCTATAATGAAGTTGAGGTGATTCAAAAATTAATCAGAGACGAGGTGAAACATTTTATCTCCGATAAAAATGGGTTTAAGTCATTTGAAAGGATTTCAAATGTATACATCCTTCAGAATCCATTTGCGGTTCATGATGAACTCACACAAACTCAAAAAGTCAAACGGAATCGCGTACAAGAAAAATACCATGATGAAATCGAATCGATGTATCGGAAATAAAAGGATATAAGATGAAAACTTACCAATCATGGACAATCGACATTGAAGATCGAATTGCAACGTTAACCCTTAAAACCAATGAGCTTAATATTATGGATATGGGAACTCTTTTTGAATTAAAAGAAATCTCTATCGACTTAGATAAAAATGAAAACGTTTGGGCCATTATCTTACAAGGTAATGGCAAACATTTTTCCTCTGGTGTACAGTTTGATATTCTAAAGAAAGTAAATGAAATCTCAAAAGAAGAATTCAAAACCAATATGAGAGAAATGCAATCGTGTTTTTCTGCTTTTGAATCCATTTCTAAACCAACCATTGCAATGGTTCAAGGTTTTTGTATGGGTGGTGGATTTATGTTAACCCAATGTTGTGACTTTCGAATTGTCAGTGAAAAAACCGTTTTTTCCATACCACTCGTCAAACTTGGATTAACAGTACTAATTGGAACGAATCGTGTTACAAGAAATGCTGGTATTGGACCAACAAATGAACTCATTATGTTAGGTGAAAAATTCAATCCAGAAAAAGCTCTGCAATACAACTTAATTACAAAAATTGTATCTCCCGAATCTTTAGAGGAATCGACTAAACAATTTGCCAGAAAATTTTTACAATTACCTCCGAAGACTATCTCGATAACAAAAGATATTATCAAACGTGGAGATAAGATGTCCTTGGAAGAAAGTTTAGAATTGGAAATTGAATTACAATCCACTTTATTAGGAACTTCTGATTTAGCAGAAGCGATGGATAGTTTTGCCAACCAACGAAAACCAAAGTTCACTGGTAATTAAAAATGAGTATTGAAGCACTTTGGCAGAACGGTAAAATTACTGTCAATCGAATCCGTATAGGACTATTTTTTGTCTTCTTTGCAGCCCTTTTGGGTACGAAAAATAGTATGCCAGAGGTTATGTTTTATATCCACCTAACGGGAACCATTGTTATGGGTCTCTATGCAACGATCTGCCAAGTGTGGTTACGGTATGGAAATCCTCCTGATTGGTTTCACAAATTACTCATCGTCTTAGATATTGGCATTCATTTGATTAATACATCGATTGATTGTTCGATTGGACCAATGGAAGCCAAGTCAGCATTAAATAACACTGCCGTCCTTCTTGTCGTTTTCTTTTATCTGATCTATTCTGGTTTCTTAGGAAATCCAAAATTTGTTCTCTTTAATGGATTCTTAGCTGGCATCGGTGTGATTTTATCTTACTTTGTTTCCGTTCACTTCGGTGGTTTGATTCCCTCTGAAGATCCCAATTTGTATATCCAACCGGAATATGTGGGAACATCTGCTGAAATCATCAAAGGAATTTTTGTGATGGTAAGTGGAGTGTTATTATCGAGGTTAATTTCCTTACTGCTTCGAATCAGTGACAAAGGAATCGAAACAGCAAAAAAATCCGAAAAACTTTTACAACAAACTTTAAACCAAAAATTAGTGGTGCAAGAAGCAGTTAAAAATTTAGAGAATTCGATTCAAAGTTGTGCGATTTACATTTCACACACAGCAGAACGATTAGAATCACAAGCAGCATCCTTAGAACAAGTAACAGCGACTAATACAGAAATGTTTTCTTCTTTTGAGTCCAATGCAAAAATCATCGATCACCAAAATGGAAAAATTACCAATTTGTTTTCTGGTTCAAATCATTTGGACCAAATGGTAGCAAGTATTAGTGTGATCAACCAAGAGTTGATCTCGATAGCGAATGAAAACAAAAAAGACACATCTGAAATTGCTGTTGTGTCTAAAAAAACGAGTGAATACCTCAATTCGATCCAATCCTCGTTTGATAAAGTAGAAGAAATCAACCAAATTGTAGCGGAAATTGGAGAAAAGACCAACTTACTTGCGTTAAATGCTTCGATTGAAGCAGCAAGAGCAGGAGATGTGGGTAGAGGATTTGCTGTTGTTGCCACTGAAGTGAGTAAACTTGCTGACTTTACTGCTAAAAATGCTAAAATGATTTCGGAAGTTGTGAGCCATTCACGAAAATATATTT
The sequence above is a segment of the Leptospira sp. WS39.C2 genome. Coding sequences within it:
- a CDS encoding EAL domain-containing protein, encoding MNALEETKQKQYVPLLQPIFSVEEQNVVAYESLGRVRDAKGSLVVVPEFLDPHVTPLRMTVIDRELLGISLDKMKGSEDKLFVNMSPDQVILEYEESKGNSLPIAEIVKESGIPLDRIVVEITEKSGSYGTDVLAAGVELLKEQGFGIALDDVGSESSNLERLGAIKPDIIKIDLNHLKKSIEKREYQSILEYLKQISLSIGSQLLFEGIETAEELYQAVSSGATFLQGYFLGRPLEYKEDKQIIKDAIVPYLHFYHESKRNEVAKEIEFEKQIKSKLMTLPLKTITLGDRVIIDPQSFFKLDPLIQRVYVTDWQGTQVSPYYERISETGFIENMSFLQKNWSYMPYFYKHVKQVFRDSGNWQVSDPYWDKTLKKKVIVFSQVNEMGYSFFVDMVLEEGK
- a CDS encoding TetR/AcrR family transcriptional regulator, giving the protein MSEKASKLNKSEEILTAALELFTAKGFDGTAVPLIAERANVAAGTIYRYFASKEELVNSLFQKWQENLYLKIKDNFPDGAEPKEQFHQIWTSMAEFQRENPVAFDFLEMQYNLPYLDKKSVAKRALLLKFLTRFAHENRDILIKFPPDALIAIVWGAFVGLVKGSRNGKIKLDDQFLKESENLLWNAIKLPS
- a CDS encoding GMC family oxidoreductase N-terminal domain-containing protein; this encodes MDKLIDASYLQKDLDLEADFVIVGSGAGGGTSAEILAKAGYSVIIVEEGNYERSKDFDLKELSTFNRLYYEGATRPTKDKGFTVVQGRTVGGSTVVNWTTCIRTPKETLFYWENELGIKGYSYDELEPWFEVASKRLSIQPWEAHNQNNNLLSVGAKKLGWRFSSIPRNVKNCNMLGYCGLGCPVDAKQSQLVTTIPSALKEKTTLLFRTNAVQYIWKENKIDHLVCKPSVTTNEIIPKIRLFAKHFITSAGAINSPALLLRSQLPDPYELIGKRTFVQLHNYSVAEMPTPVYGFFGAPQSVASDEFLWKDGVKGRAGYNIEAVGAQPIVLMNLRKLVGEEFDAYVKSYPNLHVLVSQIRDGFHEDSLGGTVRLNEVGYPILDYPLNDFIVDGIRRSYLSMAECQFAAGAKTVVPANNVVNPFKTWADAKKGIEKMAIQSPNTVVNSTHPLGGNPMGNSMESSVVDPNGKFHHIKNLSVIDGSIFPTSLGVNPSYTIYAIASKLATKLSKEYQSNVN
- a CDS encoding bile acid:sodium symporter, coding for MLTKTEEILFAAMIFFLMVAMGSTLTLENFKKAVHSKKPLLVGMLSQFGFMPLIAFGLAKGFNLSPLFSIGLILVGCTPGGTTSNLLTYYAKGDVALSISMTITSTLLAIVMMPFLFWMYCSGLVPDEIQIPYKSIIGSILLLIIPVLIGIKIRSYNTKLALKIEKIGSFLGILMILFLLAVMVPKNFNILQVTTWQMYVAAILITVLGYSFGYLFSKILKLSETQARTVSLETGIQNGPLTIAVILLSFSGSNVNEILWMPLLYALFVPITSATATYYFYLKSKQISKGNLE
- a CDS encoding acyl-CoA dehydrogenase family protein; this encodes MNFYFTEEQNALRDAVAAYSKIAGTDPQRDVEERDSEFSWDVLHELGERGWTGVIVPEEYGGLGKGAMEYTIIMEETAKELIYGPQNLIQAQQGLLAVGTEEQKRKWLPELAKGKIMAAQAISEPDAGSSFQNIQTIAVKDGNEWVLNGLKVHINLGKEAQLMMVLAKTDKGLTEFLVDRDSKGIRYEKQDPIGLRSAPMYDVHFEDCRIPADSVLGREGRGIETFMAIFKLSRLGVASQLIGIARGCLDHAVSFTKSRKVGENRVSDFQGIQWIIAKLTSELEAAKLARNQAAWLHDQKVNHNLETSIAKYLAGVVADEVVNKAFTLTGSHACYRNRPYDRYVREVKSLLAGGGSSEVMLNNVAREILRPSYHY
- a CDS encoding NAD-dependent epimerase/dehydratase family protein, which encodes MKYTGTTLITGANGFIGFELLKELSKDSTLKIRVTDIRDDKIQLLKKSNIEFIKSDIRNEKELSSLLSGVDRVFHVAGICNLTTKYETLKPINVDAVEKLTEIAFGNKVKAYIHFSSSSVYGTYQGKPFQESDTCHPKDAYGKSKYNGEQIVTEKMKKGLKAIILRPCTVYGPGCNDGAGKVFSRPGKIAGIPGDGKMKLANVRVEDVVSSAIYLSEHEECFGNIYNIADDSHPSLEEALSLAAKMFGSKINQLHIPLFLLKVIAKLEAPFAKLKGKIPDLEYEAIKYLYNDYYMDNQKLKLTGYRFKYPDIVSSMESMKLN
- a CDS encoding SDR family NAD(P)-dependent oxidoreductase produces the protein MSKVIVISGIAQGMGREVSLMLASQGYTICGFDIEKKHLDSLAEELNKVNAKHHLESLSITESDKILKFRDNVLKKFDSVDTVLSNVGIGFFGPFEEVNLVKALQCFDINVIGCARLLQAFLPSMRANRSGKIVVMSSLVGQVPFPFESIYSATKFAIEGMVSSFRYEVSPFGIQVAMIQPAQVSTNFAAKAQQLPNTNSPYYERCVRFINRDNELIKKATNPKQAAEKIVKVITSKKPKLFNQVDLMSTFFLGLNRFLPQKLKDKILLDHMNINV